The region TGCTTTCACATCAATCCTTGAGTATGGGATATCCAACGGAACACCTTTCTGAATCAGTACGGGGTCGATTTGTACTACGCGCCGCCGGTACATTAATGCCAGGATGTCGTGCACATAATTAACATGCACACTCACCTGGTTTTTTTTTTCTTCTCATGGAAGGTGTCGATCTTTTTTTTTTCTAACATAGTACATGCAGATACTCATACATACGCATACACACTCATCCTATAAATGCACacaccctatgagcacctccgagcagCACATCATCTTGAGTTATTGACGAAGTCGCCCCAGATGCCTTCATAGTCGATAAGAACgtatcctcccactgaacgcacatcatcCCGAAATAAATCCAGACAAATGCGAGCACCAACATCAAGTCTAGGACTTTAACCTGGTGAGTTGGTGATACCACTActcttctaaccatccaaccacatgctgGTTCGCAGTGTCGATCTTGTTAAACCGTTGGGTTTAGGTCCAACGCCACACTCTTTATTTGTTCACCGCGTGGCTCTCTTATCCATCCTCACCATCGCCGCGGCCCTTACCATCCCGATGATATCCCCACTCTTGTTATCGCATGCATGTCGATTGCCGCCCCGCCTTGCAATCCACCACATATACCATACTTCCGTTGTGTTATTGTGCATAAAACTAAGACATGGGTCCAATGTTGAATGACAAACATGACATCACCGCCGCTGCTCTTGTGTCCCTAGAAGCTTCGCCTCATGACCCTAACCACCTTAGAGAGGTAAATCCCCCCTCCGCTATGTTACTGTCACCTAATCATCAGTGATTCTGTGACACTTTTTTGGAGGACGTATCGGGAGACAGGACATGTCGAGCGAACCGGCACGCCGCCTCGAGGTCACTTGGTGATTTTCGGGAGCGAAAATACTAGACAGACGACACTCCATGCACGATGCATGCACGATTTACAATCAGATGGATGTGAAGCACTTTATTCCCTGATTCAATGGCTGGATGTGGAGCGTCGTTCATGCATCGTCCAAAAACGTCGTGTGTATAGCAGCTCTCTTTCGGGAGCAAGGTTCGTACAGCTTCATATTTTTTGACCTGCGAGGGTGCTCTGCTCCACGAAGCCGGCTTCTCGGAGCTGCGGCGTTCGGGCCTGCTCCATGCGCGGAGCCGATGAAGCTGGGAGAGAAGTTTCGAAAGGGGCCTTAGTATGTCTATGGTGGTTTTAGATATTAGTTTCCTCGAATAAAAAAATTGTTGTTTTGTTCGcacaaatattttttccctatatgTTTGTCTACATAGTTATTATTTGAATGAGCTCAGAAAATAAACTTTAAACTTTTTTTTAAAGTAATCCTATACCCTGTACTTACTGATCCTAGACAATTCCTACCCTAAATACATTTGCCACACCAGGAAAAAGGATGACCCCGAAACAATCATCGGCTACTCTCATTGATACTGCGAATCCACGTGTCATATtcatctctcctctctctctccattcTGAATACAGTATAATTTTTGGCACGTGACAACAACCCATTATGTGCCGCTAGGATTACAATCTTGGTAGATTAGGAAAGAATTGTCACATACATTGATTTGGTTATTTTATGACAAGATCGGATCTCTTTAAGCCAGTGCATTTCAGCGACCGATCTTCTTAAAAATGACCTCATGGAAGATGCCGATCTTCTTACAAATGAGCTCGTGGAAGATGCACTCTAGACTACACCTCATGCCATGCAGTATAGTATAAATCAGCGCGTGGAACTTTAAACTGCTGCACACATTTTTTTCATGATAATACGTGTCTCATgcatatcataaagaacaaagtacaagtcacgtgaagaccgacatgacaaaactgaaaagatagcagaacatctccgAGCTTGACACAAACGCCCATCACCTGCCTTCGGCACCACCACAACAGCCACGAAGAaaagaatgacggatcacctcctcacccgagctcgatgcggctccatcgctgatatgcagctttgcggaccttcaaggtggctcaccaaaagtgaagtcattgccgttgaacgaatcagaccagggcaacaccccggacacgccatcgtactccagatctggcaccccaacacgactaagacgccgaaggaggaaaccatacctgccatccacgaaccacgaagcCAGCACACGTTTCGTCTTTCGGAtgacgtcgatgcagaccacaatctgcatccgctcctggactacctcccaagctccgcgtcgacgttggagcaaacgtcgtcgcaacggcggagcccgaggacacagatccaccacgaggatgccgctgcTGCCACGCCATTATTGCTTGAATAGACTGATtttcaaatccatccccaaccataggactgaTGGCCTCGTCCGAGAAGGATCCAAAAAATCTTTATTCAGCGCCATCATTGTCGCCGAAGCCAaaacgatgaacaacctaaaaacctaaACTATAAGGGAGTAAAAATGATCCACGCATGTGGATCCGTCGACCCCTCTCATCACCGACGACCGAGATCGTCGGTGaaggggagccgccggaggacggcGCTGAAAGATGGCCTCTCCTGGCGTCGGCTAAGGGCCAGGGACCAGAGAAAAACGATCTCCTGCACACATTATTTGATCGCTACCAGTACACATGGTATACCGAGATGACTACAGTTTACCAGTAGCAAATCTTCGGCAGGCTATATATACACAGCAGGCACGAGGTGCACGGCCGCAGCAGTCCGGCACAATCACGCTTAACCAACGGGCTACGCGGAGCGCATCCTTGTAAGCATCCAAAAATGGAGGCGACCCTGTCCCCAAAGCCTCACTTCGTGGTCATCCCATGGCCAACCACCAGCCACATCATCCCCATCGTCGACATCGGCTGCCTCCTCGCCCTGCACGGCGCCGCGGTCACCATCCTCACGACGCCCGCCAGCGCGCAGCTCGTCCAGAGCCGCGTGGACCGTGTCGGCGCCCAGGGCAACTCTGCCGGAATCGAGGTCTCCGTGATCCCGTACCCGTCCGCCGAGGCCGGGCTGCCGGAGGGGTGCGAGAGGCTGGACCACGTCCCCTCGCCCGACTTGGTGCCCAGGTTCTTCGACGCCACCACGCGATTCGGCGACGCAGTGGCACGGCACTGCCGACTCATGAAGTCGCCGCGGCGTCCGACCTGCATCATCGCCGGAATGTGCAACACGTGGGCGAGTGACATCGCGCGTGAGCTCGGCGCGCCCTGCTATATCTTCCAAGGCTTCTCCGCGTTCGCGTTGCTGTGCTGCGAGTACCTGCACACGCACAAGCCGCACGAGGCGGTCGCGTCGCTGGACGAGCTCTTCGACGTCCCGGTCCTGCCGCCCTTCGATTGCAAGTTCGCGAGGAGGCAGCTTCCGCTGCAGTTCCTACCGTCCTGCTCCATCGACGAGGAGAGTCTGCAAGAGCTCCGCGAGTTCGAGTTGGCCGTCGACGGCATCGTGGTGAACAGCTTCGAAGAACTCGAGCACGGTTCCGCGGCGCGCCTCGCGGCTGCCACCGGCAAAACTGTGCTCGCCGTCGGCCCTGTCTCCCTGTGCCACGTGCCTGCTCTGGACGTCTCAGATGATGCAACGCGGTGCATGGCGTGGCTGGACGCCAAGAAGGCCAAGTCCGTGCTGTACGTCAGCTTCGGCAGCGCCGGGCGCATGCCCCCGGCGCAGCTCATGGAGCTCGGCAAGGCGCTCGTGTCGTGCCCCTGGCCTGTCCTGTGGGTCATCAAGGGCGCCGACGCGTTGCCCGACGATGTCAAGAAGTGGTTACAGGAGAACACGGACGCCGACGGCGTCACGGACAGCCAGTGCCTTGCGGTGCGCGGCTGGGCGCCGCAGGTACCCATCCTGTCGCACCCGGCCGTGGCGGGCTTCATGACACACTGCGGATGGGGCTCCACGCTGGAGAGCGTCGCCGCAGGCGTGCCCATGGCCGCCTGGCCGTTCACCGCGGAGCAGTTCCTGAACGAGAAGTTGATCGTGAACGTGCTCGGGATCGGCGTCTCCGTCGGCGTGACCAAGCCCACGGAGGGCGTGCTGACGCGTGGCAGCGGCGGGGTGAAGGCCGAGGTCGGGATGGAACAGGTGAAGACTGCCTTGGAGAAGCTCATGGACGGAGGAGCCGAAGGGGAAGATAGGATTAGGAAGGTTCAGGAGCTGAAGGCGAAAGCGAAGGCTGCTTTGGAGAACGGCGGGTCGTCGTGCATGAATCTGGACAAGCTGGTCCAATCCGTCGTCTGAAAATTAGCGCAGCATGTCGGCCCAGAATAAATTCTGCTGCTTTCGCTCATTGATGGACATATTGGGGCTGTTTCTTGCTTGATTGGAAGATCAAGACTATGTTGCAACTGTTGTTTAGCTGCAACTGTGTCTCATGCCAACTCAGTCTACAAGTCTCTTGTTTAGCGCTGCCTGCCTCGTAAAAAAAGATAACGAAGCCGGCAGGTGCTCTACCATTTGAATAAGGAAAGTCTAGAGAATGTTTACAAGATAGCTGCTTCGAGAACCGACAGAAAAATCACACAAAGATTTGTGGCCAGTGGTGACCTCGTTGGTGTCAAATATAGAAAGAAAATATACATCAGATTTGTGGCAGCTCGTTAATGATCCACAAGATTGGCTACTTGCCTACTTCTAGAACCGACAAAATACAAGTGTCTAGTTTTCTCTCCTTCCAAACGTTCCACAGGATGATGCATAGATAGCAATGGGCATTTGAAGacttttcttcttctttgcatgGCTTGAAATGAGCTTGCtctaaatttaaaaaaaatcaacaaaGAAAATATATTAATGACGTCATATGTAACTGACAAAGATTATGTTTTGAAGTTCATTATAAACTATCCCTTATTTTGATCCTGTCAGAATTTTAGGAAACTAATTCTGGTTGTTAAGGAAACTAATTATCTTCAAAAGGATTTTTTTCCTGCTACTCCCTCGGAAAAGAATTTTATTagaccaggtctcacggattaGCAGCTGAGacacatcctgatggatgacacgtggcattcacaaatcacaaagcatctaccctACCCCCACCTGAAATCGAGGGGGGGGGGAGAGATTAGATACTTTGTGATTTATGAATGCTACGTGTCATCCATGAgggcgggtctcacctgctaattgTGAGACctagtctcatataattttttccctactccctccgtttctttatgtaaggtgtattatttttgacaCGGTGATCAAGTCACACAATTTTAGAGAAGTTATGACGAAATTACCCTTGGAAAATCTGTTGCTTAGTGACAAGTACATCAATTAGTCTAGGAAAATAAGAGGTACATGCAGTCAAGAGAGATATACTTCCCTTATTTTGCTACAAGGAGAGATAAAGACAATCAAGAGAGAGATACTTTCCTATTTTTTTAGAGGGCTAATAAGGGAATTATGAGGAGTTAAAAGAGATGCACCTTACATTGTGAAATTTTATCAAAAAGCATATACActttatataaaggagtggagtatATACTAGTTTGCCGACTAAACGCTTCCATTAAAATTCCAGTTTACTTCCCATCAAACAGAAATTTGCTTCTATCTAATCTAAACAAAAATTCATTTTTAAATGGTTCTCTTTTGGTTACACCAAATTTATGCTTCCACCAATCAAAGCTTGAGCATCCTTGTTTAATGAAATTTGCTTCAACGCGTGTTCTTAATGCAACAAGTTTATACTTCCCTCGACCGAAGAATGAGCATCCCTGGTTATGAAATTTGCTCCAGTTTAATAAATTTTGTGGTATGCTTTCAATGCAATGGAATTATGCTTCGCTAGTTATAACTTATAAGTGTATCATGTAACTATATGATATATGTTTCAACAACATTATGAAATTGATTCCATAGAGTGGAGAACTGCTTCGAACAAAATACTAGTAACTCGTTTCCACCGAAGagatttttttatcttttttactTTTAACATGATGCATGCTTATAATGAACCAGGATGAGTTTCCAATGAAATAAAGTTGCTTCTGACGAAATGCTAATTTGCttccatgaacaaacaacacatatAGGTAATTACATATGTTTTCATTGCTTGGGACAATTGGTTTCTACTTGGGCCACGATGTAGCCCCTCAAGCTGAGGGCAGCGAGCACGATGCCTATGACTTGCCTCGTGTGGCGATTGGAGTCTCCCGATCGTCACGAGCTATGCGCATCATGCAACAATGAAGCTTCAACGAAAGGAGATGGGGAGGCGTTGACCCGAGGTGGTGCCGGCAAAGCACCTCAATGAGTCCATCTCCGAGGAAGAGTGCTACGGTGCAAGGATAATTCTGGGCACCATGGTGGACGAAGAGATCAATGGTGAAGTGGATTGGAAGCATGAGGAGCAGGTATCGAATCTGGCTGCACTGGTGGAGAAAACAACAACAACATCGTAGGTGGATGGCGTGCTCGGTCGTGAGGTCGGAAAGGAAAATGGACCAGAGATGGAGGTTCTAATGGGGCAAGGGACTTCCCTGATATATCTCAGCTGTGGGATAAAATATAAATCGATGGCATAGGAGTGGTCTAACGGTTGATTCCTATAAGACTATTGGTAGGAAGTGTTTTCCTTTTAGAAAGAGCCACAAATGACTCAGGCATCGCATGATCCCACTCGGGTGGCTTGGTAACGGATTTAACCAAGTAGCCAACTCATTACTAGTGGTTGTTGGTTGGATTGAAGACAAGACAACTATTTGAGGGTGTTCATTTATGCTAACTAACTGAGATCTATTTTTCTAATGTGATC is a window of Triticum dicoccoides isolate Atlit2015 ecotype Zavitan chromosome 2B, WEW_v2.0, whole genome shotgun sequence DNA encoding:
- the LOC119364962 gene encoding UDP-glycosyltransferase 73D1-like, translated to MEATLSPKPHFVVIPWPTTSHIIPIVDIGCLLALHGAAVTILTTPASAQLVQSRVDRVGAQGNSAGIEVSVIPYPSAEAGLPEGCERLDHVPSPDLVPRFFDATTRFGDAVARHCRLMKSPRRPTCIIAGMCNTWASDIARELGAPCYIFQGFSAFALLCCEYLHTHKPHEAVASLDELFDVPVLPPFDCKFARRQLPLQFLPSCSIDEESLQELREFELAVDGIVVNSFEELEHGSAARLAAATGKTVLAVGPVSLCHVPALDVSDDATRCMAWLDAKKAKSVLYVSFGSAGRMPPAQLMELGKALVSCPWPVLWVIKGADALPDDVKKWLQENTDADGVTDSQCLAVRGWAPQVPILSHPAVAGFMTHCGWGSTLESVAAGVPMAAWPFTAEQFLNEKLIVNVLGIGVSVGVTKPTEGVLTRGSGGVKAEVGMEQVKTALEKLMDGGAEGEDRIRKVQELKAKAKAALENGGSSCMNLDKLVQSVV